From the Roseibium salinum genome, one window contains:
- a CDS encoding acyltransferase family protein, whose protein sequence is MHSSKSSTGQIGYRADIDGLRGIAVSAVILFHANFTLFRGGFVGVDIFFVISGFLITAISLREWELGRFGILRFFEKRARRILPALFLVTAVSVPFALTIPNPLQTKQFLESVLYVLSFSSNFHFWAQTGYFDTSAELKPLLHTWSLAVEEQYYILFPFLLLVLVRLRASLATLFLVVAFILSIGLAQILIDQGQKLTAFYLLPSRVWEILAGVLCALASRKGLADRIVGKVAEILAGIGLVLVMVSIPVFNDNTVTPGPHALIPVVGTALILMFSRSGGRVYRILSNKPLVFIGLISFSAYLWHQPLFAFARLSVDEPLSPAIMGALCLIVVPLSYLSWRFVEVPFRNRATVTLPGFIGTGLPLTAALVLVSVVGIRNYGYIYYRYPEDVASTYETVLRSVNYDFDAAMYDNGDCVFSSRSIKGKTEERFADCVQRYGPATIVIGDSHGMNISNILAKTEAYDFLLGLAAHGHQAHKSHTSNWYHRHVLPFVEQNRQNIEKVIYHQTESTFWHPATEPATSPSESNLNRADVEKVMKLMSDLSAYAQTVWLGPFPNYGADPVRAVFDLSMRTMAKNQQERLFVLDNHVLEVSKRRNFFYARFADLYPVPESPFFDDCTMYKDADHFSSCGEGMVAAWIAKNGTLKALDSNRSRTSVQLDAGLPVQ, encoded by the coding sequence ATGCATTCTTCAAAAAGTTCGACAGGTCAAATCGGTTATCGCGCGGACATTGATGGCCTGCGCGGAATTGCCGTTTCTGCCGTCATCCTCTTCCACGCCAACTTCACCCTGTTTCGCGGTGGCTTCGTCGGCGTCGACATATTCTTCGTGATCAGTGGTTTTCTGATTACCGCGATCAGTCTGCGAGAATGGGAACTTGGCCGGTTCGGAATCCTGAGGTTTTTTGAAAAGCGAGCACGCCGGATTCTGCCGGCGCTGTTTCTCGTCACCGCCGTCAGTGTCCCATTTGCGCTGACGATTCCAAATCCGCTGCAGACAAAGCAGTTTCTCGAAAGCGTGCTCTATGTGCTTTCGTTTTCATCGAACTTCCATTTCTGGGCTCAAACCGGTTATTTCGATACGTCTGCCGAACTGAAACCGTTGCTCCACACGTGGAGCCTTGCGGTCGAAGAGCAATATTACATTCTTTTCCCGTTCCTGCTTCTGGTCCTCGTCCGGCTCAGGGCGTCGCTTGCGACCCTGTTTCTGGTGGTGGCGTTTATCCTCAGTATCGGTCTGGCGCAAATCCTGATTGACCAAGGGCAGAAGCTGACCGCCTTCTATCTGTTGCCAAGCCGTGTCTGGGAAATTCTGGCGGGTGTTCTCTGTGCGCTCGCTTCTCGCAAAGGTCTCGCCGACAGGATCGTCGGGAAGGTGGCGGAGATACTGGCAGGGATTGGACTGGTTCTCGTCATGGTCTCGATTCCAGTGTTCAACGACAACACGGTCACGCCGGGCCCGCATGCACTCATTCCCGTTGTCGGGACTGCCTTGATCCTGATGTTTTCCCGCAGCGGCGGGCGCGTCTATCGAATACTCTCCAACAAACCGCTGGTCTTTATCGGTCTGATCAGTTTCAGCGCCTACCTCTGGCACCAGCCGCTCTTTGCATTTGCTCGCCTTAGTGTGGACGAGCCGCTTTCGCCGGCGATTATGGGCGCGCTGTGCCTGATTGTTGTGCCTCTTTCGTACCTGTCGTGGCGGTTTGTCGAGGTCCCGTTCAGAAACCGCGCGACGGTAACGTTGCCCGGCTTCATTGGCACAGGGCTGCCACTGACTGCTGCGCTTGTATTGGTTTCCGTCGTCGGAATCCGGAATTACGGATATATCTACTACCGGTATCCGGAAGACGTCGCGTCGACCTACGAGACTGTTCTTCGATCAGTAAATTACGACTTCGATGCAGCTATGTATGACAACGGCGACTGTGTGTTTTCAAGTCGCAGCATCAAGGGCAAAACGGAAGAACGGTTTGCCGATTGCGTGCAACGCTACGGACCGGCGACAATCGTCATTGGCGACAGCCATGGCATGAACATCTCCAACATACTGGCAAAAACCGAAGCGTATGACTTCCTGCTGGGCCTGGCCGCTCACGGACACCAGGCTCACAAGTCACATACGTCGAACTGGTACCACCGGCATGTCTTGCCCTTTGTGGAGCAAAACCGACAAAACATTGAAAAGGTCATTTATCACCAGACGGAATCGACATTCTGGCACCCGGCAACCGAACCGGCCACCAGCCCTTCGGAGAGTAATCTGAACCGTGCCGATGTTGAAAAGGTGATGAAACTCATGTCTGATCTTTCAGCTTACGCCCAGACGGTCTGGCTTGGTCCGTTTCCAAACTACGGCGCAGATCCGGTCAGGGCGGTATTCGACCTTTCAATGCGGACCATGGCGAAGAACCAGCAGGAAAGATTGTTTGTTCTCGATAACCATGTCCTCGAAGTGTCAAAACGCCGCAACTTTTTCTACGCCAGGTTCGCTGATCTTTACCCAGTGCCTGAAAGTCCGTTTTTCGACGATTGCACCATGTACAAGGACGCAGATCATTTCAGTTCCTGCGGTGAGGGGATGGTTGCTGCCTGGATTGCGAAAAACGGGACACTGAAGGCATTGGACTCGAATAGGAGCAGGACTTCAGTTCAACTGGATGCTGGTTTGCCCGTCCAGTGA
- a CDS encoding tetratricopeptide repeat protein, producing MTAAARKAFEEAVSLEKSGDLDKALVSYLKAQELAPQDTEIAYRTACALLQAGYLEEAQSQLRRIVFAEPDHLSARASLGNCQLLLGDLANAKQNFAEVLEQTPDNRNALYGFASVLLKEDMTADAEVPVRRLMGLLPESPAVLSLFAEIQAKSDQSTAAIAAYRKALKAAPDYVPALLGLSEILIRRKRFDEIIELTLRASQLTPADPLPLELMSDALSGKGALEDAYEAAEEALKRNPRSVPVLVRLSVLARKLGRPAAGLKFALTGYDLDNKAQGPLNALGAALAAQKHANQARSVLTALSAGKSLDPEIRRFVENLISAEAGKPRTEPVSAEVKPAADEERPQEKAPVEKPEKDRSEAATQETGSADKKPQPDPEASSDAQGQIPNVLGLQRQDKS from the coding sequence ATGACCGCAGCTGCCCGTAAAGCTTTTGAAGAAGCCGTATCCCTGGAAAAATCAGGCGACCTGGACAAGGCCCTTGTCTCCTATCTCAAGGCGCAGGAACTTGCGCCCCAGGATACGGAGATCGCCTACCGGACCGCTTGCGCGCTGTTGCAGGCGGGCTACCTGGAAGAAGCGCAGTCGCAGCTTCGCCGGATCGTCTTCGCAGAACCCGATCACCTCAGTGCCCGCGCGAGCCTCGGCAATTGCCAGCTCCTCCTCGGCGATCTTGCCAATGCCAAGCAGAATTTCGCGGAAGTCCTCGAGCAGACACCTGACAACCGCAACGCGCTTTACGGATTTGCGAGTGTTCTTCTCAAGGAGGACATGACGGCCGACGCGGAAGTGCCGGTAAGGCGTCTTATGGGTCTGTTGCCGGAGTCGCCTGCGGTTCTATCGCTTTTCGCTGAAATCCAGGCGAAGTCCGATCAGAGCACCGCCGCAATTGCCGCCTACCGGAAAGCGCTCAAGGCTGCGCCGGATTATGTTCCCGCTCTTCTCGGCCTGTCGGAAATTCTGATACGCCGCAAGCGTTTCGACGAAATCATCGAACTCACCTTGAGAGCAAGCCAGCTTACTCCGGCAGATCCCCTTCCGCTTGAACTGATGTCGGATGCCCTCTCCGGAAAGGGAGCGCTGGAGGATGCCTACGAGGCGGCGGAAGAAGCTCTCAAGCGCAACCCGCGTTCGGTGCCGGTGCTGGTAAGGCTCAGCGTTCTGGCGCGCAAACTCGGCAGGCCTGCCGCGGGGCTGAAGTTCGCGCTTACCGGCTATGACCTGGACAACAAGGCACAGGGACCGCTGAATGCCCTGGGAGCAGCGCTGGCGGCCCAGAAACACGCCAACCAGGCCCGCTCGGTCCTGACGGCGCTCTCGGCAGGCAAGAGCCTCGATCCGGAGATCAGGCGTTTCGTGGAAAACCTGATTTCGGCGGAAGCTGGAAAACCCAGGACGGAGCCGGTCTCCGCCGAAGTGAAACCAGCCGCCGACGAAGAGCGTCCGCAGGAGAAGGCTCCGGTCGAGAAACCTGAAAAGGACCGGTCCGAGGCGGCCACGCAGGAAACCGGATCCGCAGACAAAAAGCCCCAACCGGATCCCGAAGCCTCGTCAGACGCACAGGGCCAGATACCAAACGTTCTCGGCCTGCAGCGTCAGGACAAGTCCTGA
- a CDS encoding RsmB/NOP family class I SAM-dependent RNA methyltransferase yields the protein MKDGGRLAAAIEVLTEVETRHRPVQIALRDWGAAHRFAGSGDRTVIGNLVFDALRNKASLAALMQDETPRALILATYSCTWQKGVEALAETLSGDRHAPEPLSEAEARTLSVGQAPDPAPASQADVPEWLWPSFQAVFGENAVEEGRALARRAPVDLRANTLKADREKLLKRLAHTGAGPTSLSPLCLRIEAKPGLGRMPHIQAEEGYRKGWFELQDEGSQLAALLAQAKPGEQVLDYCAGGGGKTLALAAAMENKGQLYAYDADRLRLAPIHERLQRAGVRNIQVRDPASSTLEDLTGQMDLVFIDAPCTGTGVWRRRPDSKWRLAEKALADRIEDQRHVLENAGRYVKPGGRLAYVTCSVLPEENQNQAAWFLENHPDFKSSSALEAWKKALPGASEPKYVSEHGDLLLTPASTGTDGFFVALFERQA from the coding sequence ATGAAAGATGGCGGACGCCTCGCGGCGGCAATTGAAGTTCTGACAGAAGTGGAAACCCGCCACCGACCGGTCCAGATCGCACTGAGGGACTGGGGCGCGGCACACCGCTTCGCCGGCTCCGGCGACCGGACGGTTATCGGCAATCTGGTTTTCGACGCGCTGCGCAACAAGGCCTCCCTTGCCGCGCTGATGCAGGACGAGACGCCGCGCGCGCTCATTCTGGCAACCTATTCATGCACCTGGCAAAAAGGCGTCGAAGCCTTGGCCGAAACGCTTTCGGGGGACCGGCATGCTCCCGAGCCCTTGAGCGAGGCGGAAGCGCGGACGCTGTCCGTTGGGCAGGCGCCGGATCCAGCCCCAGCATCGCAGGCGGATGTCCCCGAATGGCTGTGGCCGTCGTTTCAGGCCGTTTTCGGAGAAAACGCGGTTGAAGAGGGCAGGGCGCTTGCCAGGCGCGCGCCGGTTGATCTGCGGGCCAACACGCTGAAAGCCGACCGGGAAAAACTGCTCAAACGCCTGGCGCACACCGGCGCCGGACCGACTTCCCTGTCTCCGCTGTGTCTCCGGATCGAAGCCAAACCCGGCCTCGGGCGCATGCCCCATATCCAGGCTGAGGAAGGATACCGCAAGGGCTGGTTCGAGCTTCAGGACGAAGGCAGTCAGTTGGCGGCCCTTCTGGCACAGGCAAAACCCGGCGAGCAGGTTCTCGACTATTGCGCCGGCGGGGGTGGCAAGACGCTCGCCCTGGCGGCTGCAATGGAGAACAAGGGGCAGCTTTATGCCTATGATGCGGACCGCCTGCGCCTTGCGCCGATCCATGAGCGGTTGCAGCGGGCGGGTGTCCGCAACATTCAGGTCCGCGATCCGGCCAGCTCGACGCTGGAAGATCTCACCGGGCAGATGGACCTGGTGTTCATCGACGCCCCTTGCACGGGTACAGGCGTGTGGCGTCGCCGGCCGGATTCAAAATGGCGGCTGGCTGAAAAGGCGCTCGCCGACCGTATCGAGGATCAGCGCCATGTCCTTGAAAACGCAGGCCGGTATGTGAAGCCCGGCGGCCGTTTGGCCTATGTCACCTGCTCGGTATTGCCGGAAGAGAACCAGAATCAGGCAGCGTGGTTCCTCGAGAACCACCCCGATTTCAAATCGAGCTCTGCATTGGAAGCCTGGAAAAAGGCGCTGCCTGGCGCAAGTGAGCCGAAATATGTCTCCGAACACGGAGACCTTTTGCTGACACCCGCCTCAACCGGAACCGACGGCTTTTTCGTCGCATTGTTCGAGCGTCAGGCTTGA
- the guaB gene encoding IMP dehydrogenase, which translates to MASFFVPSTGQLALTFDDVLLIPGHSEVMPGQVDLRTKVTRELELNIPILSSAMDTVTEGRLAIAMAQAGGIGVIHRNLSLDRQAEEVRMVKKFESGMVVNPLVIGPDATLQDALDLMKHFGISGVPVVENGGTGGQTTGKLVGILTNRDVRFASNPNQKIHELMTKDKLVTVSDNVSQQDAKRLLHQNRIEKLLVVDENRNCIGLITVKDMEKAQLNPNSSKDSQGRLRVAAATSVGEEGFARAERLIDAGVDMLVVDTAHGHSQKVLDMVKQVKTLSNSVQVLAGNVATADGTKALIDAGADAVKVGIGPGSICTTRIVAGVGVPQLTAILESVNEADKQGVPVVADGGIKFSGDLAKAIAAGASSVMVGSLLAGTEESPGEVYLHQGRSYKSYRGMGSVGAMARGSADRYFQAEVRDSLKLVPEGIEGQVPYKGSLSSVLHQLAGGLRAAMGYVGGKNIKDFQEKARFVQISGAGLRESHAHDVTITRESPNYPSNI; encoded by the coding sequence ATGGCTTCCTTCTTTGTCCCGTCTACCGGTCAACTGGCCCTGACCTTTGACGACGTCCTGCTGATCCCCGGACATTCGGAGGTCATGCCGGGGCAGGTGGACCTGCGGACCAAGGTCACGCGAGAGCTGGAACTCAATATTCCTATCCTGTCGTCGGCGATGGATACGGTTACCGAAGGGCGCCTGGCAATCGCCATGGCGCAGGCGGGTGGCATCGGCGTCATTCATCGCAACCTGTCGCTCGACCGGCAGGCCGAAGAAGTCCGCATGGTCAAGAAATTCGAATCCGGCATGGTGGTCAATCCTCTTGTCATCGGCCCGGATGCCACGCTTCAGGATGCTCTGGACCTGATGAAGCACTTTGGCATCTCCGGCGTGCCGGTGGTCGAAAACGGCGGTACGGGCGGCCAGACGACCGGCAAGCTCGTGGGCATCCTGACCAACCGTGATGTGCGCTTCGCCTCCAATCCGAACCAGAAGATCCACGAACTGATGACCAAGGACAAGCTGGTCACGGTGAGCGACAACGTCAGCCAGCAAGACGCCAAGCGCCTTCTGCACCAGAACCGGATCGAAAAGCTCCTCGTCGTCGATGAGAACCGGAACTGCATCGGCCTCATCACCGTCAAGGACATGGAAAAGGCACAGCTCAATCCGAATTCCTCGAAAGACAGCCAGGGACGCCTGCGCGTCGCCGCGGCCACGAGTGTCGGAGAGGAAGGGTTCGCCCGCGCGGAACGGCTGATCGATGCCGGCGTCGACATGCTGGTCGTCGACACCGCCCACGGCCATTCCCAGAAGGTCCTGGACATGGTGAAACAGGTGAAGACCCTGTCCAATTCCGTCCAGGTGCTGGCGGGCAACGTCGCCACGGCGGATGGTACCAAAGCCCTGATCGATGCGGGGGCCGATGCCGTGAAAGTCGGTATCGGACCGGGCTCCATCTGCACCACGCGGATTGTCGCCGGCGTCGGCGTGCCTCAACTGACCGCGATTCTTGAATCGGTCAATGAAGCCGACAAGCAAGGCGTTCCGGTCGTCGCCGATGGCGGCATCAAGTTCTCCGGCGACCTGGCCAAGGCCATTGCCGCAGGCGCAAGTTCCGTCATGGTCGGTTCGCTGCTGGCGGGCACCGAAGAAAGCCCGGGCGAGGTCTATCTGCACCAGGGTCGGTCCTACAAATCCTATCGCGGCATGGGGTCGGTCGGCGCCATGGCGCGGGGCTCCGCAGACCGGTACTTCCAGGCGGAAGTGCGCGACAGCCTGAAACTGGTACCTGAAGGGATCGAGGGCCAGGTGCCCTACAAGGGCTCTCTCAGCAGCGTTCTTCATCAGCTGGCAGGCGGACTGCGTGCCGCCATGGGTTACGTCGGCGGCAAGAACATCAAGGACTTCCAGGAAAAGGCGCGTTTTGTCCAGATTTCCGGCGCGGGCCTGCGGGAAAGTCATGCACACGACGTGACAATCACCCGGGAAAGCCCGAACTATCCTTCCAACATTTGA
- a CDS encoding RlmE family RNA methyltransferase — translation MAAKGTEHERCKKKGTGDRGLHVKVKTAAGRRESSTRWLARQLNDPYVRRAKMDGYRSRAAYKLIEIDDKHKLLKPGYRVVDLGCAPGGWMQVAVERVKSSAEAPKVVGIDYLDVDHVPGAVFLKKDFLDDDAPAALLEALGGHKPDVILSDMAAPTTGHKQTDHLRTTHLFEIAIDFARRNLVPGGSFLAKVFRGGTENALLQDLKREFKTVSHLKPPASRKESPELYVIAKGFRGSDLDPD, via the coding sequence GTGGCCGCCAAAGGAACAGAGCATGAGCGGTGCAAAAAGAAGGGAACGGGCGACCGGGGCCTCCACGTCAAGGTGAAGACGGCCGCGGGGCGCCGCGAATCTTCAACCCGCTGGCTGGCACGGCAGCTCAATGACCCCTATGTGCGCCGGGCGAAGATGGACGGCTACCGGTCTCGAGCCGCCTACAAGCTCATTGAAATCGACGACAAGCACAAATTGCTGAAGCCGGGTTACCGGGTCGTCGACCTGGGCTGTGCACCGGGCGGCTGGATGCAGGTCGCGGTGGAGAGGGTGAAGTCCAGCGCCGAGGCGCCGAAGGTGGTCGGCATCGACTATCTCGACGTGGACCACGTTCCCGGCGCCGTTTTTCTCAAGAAGGATTTTCTCGATGACGACGCGCCGGCAGCCCTGCTGGAGGCGCTCGGCGGTCACAAGCCGGATGTCATCCTGTCGGATATGGCCGCGCCGACCACCGGCCACAAACAGACGGACCACCTGCGGACGACTCACCTGTTTGAAATTGCGATCGATTTCGCCCGCCGGAATCTCGTTCCCGGCGGTTCGTTTCTTGCAAAGGTTTTCCGGGGCGGCACCGAAAACGCCCTGTTGCAGGACCTGAAACGCGAATTCAAGACGGTTTCTCACCTGAAACCGCCCGCAAGCCGCAAGGAAAGTCCGGAGCTGTATGTCATTGCCAAGGGCTTTCGCGGCAGCGATCTCGATCCGGATTGA